A DNA window from Prochlorococcus marinus XMU1406 contains the following coding sequences:
- the lpxA gene encoding acyl-ACP--UDP-N-acetylglucosamine O-acyltransferase, whose amino-acid sequence MDNKNTELNSSFSGVKVHPNAFVDPSAELHDGVIISQGAFVGPDVTIGKGTEIGPNAVISGRTQIGVNNKVFPSVFIGLDPQDLKYKGAPTEVIIGDDNTFRECVTINKATDEGEKTIIGNNNLLMAYTHIGHNCELGNRIVLSNSVQVAGHVKIEDKAIIGGCLGIHQFVHIGYLAMIGGMTRVDRDVPPFCLAEGHPGRLRGLNRIGIKRSGLMENKNFDLKLLQSTWNLLFKSNDSISNSLEKVMTGELDISSSKLCNFLKESISKERRGPMPIVNL is encoded by the coding sequence ATGGATAATAAAAATACTGAATTAAACTCAAGCTTTAGTGGTGTAAAAGTTCACCCAAATGCTTTTGTTGATCCAAGTGCAGAATTACATGATGGCGTAATTATTTCTCAAGGGGCTTTTGTAGGTCCTGATGTGACAATTGGGAAGGGAACCGAAATAGGACCGAATGCTGTTATTTCAGGTAGAACTCAAATTGGTGTAAACAACAAGGTTTTCCCAAGTGTTTTTATAGGTCTTGATCCCCAGGATCTAAAATATAAAGGGGCTCCTACTGAAGTTATTATTGGCGACGATAATACTTTCAGAGAATGTGTAACTATTAATAAAGCAACTGATGAAGGCGAAAAAACTATTATTGGTAATAATAATTTGTTGATGGCTTACACTCACATTGGCCATAATTGTGAACTTGGGAATAGGATAGTTTTATCAAATAGTGTCCAAGTTGCGGGCCATGTAAAGATTGAAGATAAAGCTATTATTGGTGGTTGTTTAGGTATCCATCAATTTGTACATATTGGATATTTAGCAATGATTGGAGGAATGACTAGAGTAGATAGAGATGTACCTCCTTTTTGTTTGGCCGAAGGGCATCCAGGAAGATTGAGAGGTTTGAATAGGATTGGGATTAAGAGAAGTGGTTTAATGGAAAATAAAAATTTTGACTTAAAATTACTTCAAAGTACTTGGAATCTACTTTTTAAATCTAATGATTCGATTTCAAATTCATTAGAAAAAGTAATGACAGGAGAATTAGATATTTCATCTTCAAAATTATGTAATTTTTTAAAAGAGTCAATATCTAAAGAAAGGCGGGGACCAATGCCTATAGTGAATTTATGA
- the lpxB gene encoding lipid-A-disaccharide synthase — protein sequence MNKKIFISTGEVSGDLHGSLLSKALLEEAEKESIDLEICGLGGEMMKKEGVKILQDTTSISAIGIWEALPLILPTIRIQKRFFKLLKKYPPDCLILIDYMGPNIKIGTKLKRSKTKIPIFYYIAPQEWAWRVGNNTTTNLIKFSDKIFAIFKREAAFYKKRGGNVFWVGHPMIDSTKKLPLKKDARTILNLRSDQNILLLMPASRPQELRYILPTFMRAAKKLQQKYPSLVVYIPSCRDAFDEIFKKGLSKYQVKGLVISQKDSAKLKPYIYSLTKIAFCKSGTVNMELALYGVPQIVGYRVSRITAFIAKKILNFKVRFISPVNLLVNKLIIPEFIQREFNEKKIFYKSCRILEGKSEKIKIKKGYAFLKKELGEEGVVQRAAKEIINSII from the coding sequence ATGAATAAAAAGATATTTATAAGCACTGGAGAAGTCTCTGGTGATTTGCACGGAAGTTTGTTATCAAAAGCATTATTAGAGGAAGCTGAAAAAGAATCCATAGATTTAGAAATTTGCGGATTAGGTGGGGAAATGATGAAGAAAGAAGGTGTAAAAATTCTTCAAGATACCACATCAATAAGTGCAATAGGGATTTGGGAGGCTTTACCTCTTATTCTTCCAACAATAAGAATTCAAAAAAGGTTCTTTAAATTACTAAAAAAATATCCTCCAGATTGCTTAATTTTGATTGACTATATGGGACCCAATATAAAAATTGGAACTAAATTAAAAAGATCGAAGACTAAAATTCCTATTTTTTACTATATTGCTCCTCAAGAGTGGGCTTGGAGGGTTGGCAATAATACTACGACAAATCTAATAAAATTCTCTGATAAAATTTTTGCGATTTTCAAGAGAGAAGCAGCTTTTTACAAAAAGAGAGGCGGAAATGTTTTTTGGGTTGGACATCCAATGATTGATTCGACAAAAAAACTTCCTCTAAAGAAAGATGCTAGAACTATTTTGAACCTACGCTCTGATCAAAACATCTTACTTTTGATGCCCGCATCAAGACCTCAAGAATTACGATACATATTACCTACTTTTATGAGAGCGGCAAAAAAATTACAACAAAAATATCCAAGTTTAGTTGTCTATATACCTTCCTGTCGCGATGCTTTTGATGAAATATTTAAAAAAGGCTTAAGCAAATATCAAGTTAAAGGACTTGTGATTTCTCAAAAAGATAGTGCAAAATTAAAGCCTTATATTTATTCACTCACTAAAATTGCTTTTTGTAAATCTGGGACAGTTAATATGGAATTAGCTTTATATGGAGTCCCCCAGATTGTTGGTTACAGAGTAAGTAGGATAACAGCTTTTATTGCTAAAAAAATTCTCAATTTCAAAGTAAGATTTATTTCCCCTGTAAATTTGTTAGTTAATAAATTAATAATCCCTGAGTTTATACAGAGAGAGTTTAATGAAAAGAAAATCTTCTACAAATCTTGTAGGATTCTTGAGGGAAAGTCAGAAAAAATAAAAATAAAAAAAGGTTATGCTTTTTTAAAAAAAGAATTAGGTGAAGAGGGCGTAGTCCAGAGAGCTGCAAAAGAGATTATTAATTCTATTATTTGA
- the msrA gene encoding peptide-methionine (S)-S-oxide reductase MsrA: MKYFLPLIIAISIFINPLNTFAEELILAGGCFWCLEHDLESLKGVNFVQSGYSGGDLQNPTYENHEGHQEVVLVDYDSQLVTLPEILKLYFRNIDPLDGKGQFCDRGDSYRPVIFFKDTTEESDSINAIVSASNELHVPLEKISVELKSKGQFWLAEEYHQDFAERNELKYKFYRFSCGRDQRLDKLWGDNARSTNHWNE; the protein is encoded by the coding sequence ATGAAATATTTTTTACCTCTAATAATTGCTATTTCAATATTTATTAACCCTCTAAACACTTTTGCAGAGGAGTTGATTCTTGCAGGAGGTTGTTTTTGGTGTTTAGAGCATGATTTAGAGTCATTAAAGGGGGTGAATTTTGTGCAAAGTGGGTACTCAGGTGGAGATTTGCAAAATCCTACATACGAAAATCATGAAGGACATCAGGAAGTGGTTTTGGTTGACTATGATTCCCAATTGGTAACTTTACCCGAGATACTTAAGCTCTATTTCAGAAATATTGATCCTCTGGACGGCAAGGGTCAATTTTGTGATCGTGGAGATTCATATAGGCCAGTGATCTTTTTCAAAGATACAACTGAGGAAAGTGATTCCATAAATGCAATTGTTTCCGCCTCAAATGAATTGCATGTGCCATTAGAAAAAATATCTGTAGAACTAAAATCAAAAGGTCAATTTTGGTTGGCTGAAGAATATCATCAGGATTTTGCTGAGAGAAATGAATTAAAATATAAGTTCTATAGATTCTCATGTGGGAGAGATCAGAGGTTGGATAAATTATGGGGTGATAACGCTAGATCAACAAATCATTGGAATGAATGA
- the fabZ gene encoding 3-hydroxyacyl-ACP dehydratase FabZ → MEKKLSSENNQLSSEHILGLLPHRYPFALVDKVIEHIPGERAVAVKNVTINEPQFQGHFPERPLMPGVLIVESMAQVGGIIVTQMPDLPKGLFVFAGINNVKFRKPVVPGDQLIISCELLSIKRQRFGKVKGEARVDGKLVCAGELMFSLVD, encoded by the coding sequence TTGGAAAAGAAATTATCCAGTGAAAATAATCAACTTTCCTCTGAGCACATACTAGGTTTGTTACCTCACAGATATCCTTTTGCTCTTGTGGACAAAGTCATAGAGCATATTCCTGGGGAGAGAGCTGTTGCAGTAAAAAATGTAACTATAAATGAACCTCAATTTCAGGGACACTTTCCTGAGAGGCCTTTGATGCCTGGGGTTCTCATTGTTGAATCAATGGCTCAAGTTGGTGGCATAATTGTAACGCAAATGCCCGATCTTCCTAAAGGACTTTTCGTCTTTGCTGGAATCAATAATGTAAAGTTTAGAAAACCAGTTGTGCCAGGAGATCAATTGATAATTTCTTGTGAGTTATTGTCCATTAAAAGACAAAGATTCGGTAAGGTTAAAGGTGAGGCACGTGTTGATGGGAAGTTAGTTTGTGCTGGAGAGTTAATGTTTTCATTAGTTGATTAG
- the lpxC gene encoding UDP-3-O-acyl-N-acetylglucosamine deacetylase has product MFSWPANYDSCYTLAGNISREGIGLHSGEKTKVTISPYDKEGYYVSFKDKPNEIFKLTQDLIGSTMLCTAVKLGGRNLYTIEHLLSSMAGCGLSFIHIQVDGKEIPLLDGSSIQWVRDFEKVGIKKAPRPDNFFREINKSIILNKEGSVIAATPCERTTIISTISFSYKAIGNQTFVIDLNPKSFVEMIAPARTFGFKDQFQELSELGLIKGGSLENALVCDGDKWVNPPLRFDNEPIRHKILDLIGDLALVGLPKAQILVYKGSHSLNALLAQSLKN; this is encoded by the coding sequence GTGTTTTCTTGGCCTGCTAATTATGATTCTTGCTATACCTTGGCTGGTAATATCTCCAGAGAGGGTATAGGTCTACACAGTGGTGAAAAAACAAAAGTTACTATTTCTCCTTATGACAAAGAAGGATATTATGTCTCTTTTAAGGACAAACCTAATGAGATTTTTAAGTTAACTCAAGATTTAATTGGAAGTACGATGCTTTGTACGGCTGTTAAATTAGGGGGGAGAAATTTGTATACTATCGAACATTTATTATCTTCGATGGCAGGGTGTGGGTTAAGTTTTATACATATTCAAGTTGATGGGAAAGAGATTCCTCTTTTAGATGGATCGTCAATCCAGTGGGTTAGAGATTTTGAAAAAGTTGGGATAAAAAAAGCACCTAGACCTGATAATTTCTTTCGAGAGATAAATAAATCAATAATTTTAAATAAAGAAGGCTCAGTTATAGCAGCAACGCCTTGTGAAAGAACTACCATAATATCGACTATAAGTTTTTCCTATAAAGCAATCGGAAATCAAACTTTTGTGATTGATTTAAATCCAAAAAGTTTTGTTGAAATGATTGCTCCTGCAAGAACATTTGGGTTTAAAGATCAATTTCAAGAGTTAAGTGAACTAGGATTAATAAAAGGCGGAAGTTTGGAAAATGCACTTGTTTGTGATGGTGATAAATGGGTTAATCCACCATTAAGATTTGATAATGAACCAATAAGACATAAAATTTTAGACCTAATTGGGGACTTGGCTTTGGTAGGGTTACCTAAGGCTCAAATTTTAGTTTATAAAGGATCACATTCTTTAAATGCTTTATTGGCCCAATCGCTAAAAAATTAA